Below is a genomic region from Zea mays cultivar B73 chromosome 9, Zm-B73-REFERENCE-NAM-5.0, whole genome shotgun sequence.
tttacatGTGTTTGATTGTCCCTTGCCCTCGTTTAGATAGAGATTTCTATCAAGAGTATAGAAAGTTGGTGCCTGACAACTAGCTGCTTGCATTCATCCACCCCCTACTCTTATCTTGCAAAAGCCCACTTCTTGTGTTTTGCTTGTATATATATTAGGCTGGACCAAAGTGCGGTTAAGTAACCTCTAACAAATTGTCATGACATGAGCTGATTAGCGGTCTATTGTAAGCCCGCTCGGACTTACGAAAGTGGAGGTCACATTTCCATTCCACCAATGCATGTAGATTTTGGTTCAGACTTCCATCAGTGAATGAAAAAAGGAAAAGCAAGAGAGAATAGCAAGTACTTATATCAGTATAAAAATATACCAATGGGTAGTGAGCCTGCAACGTTGTGTACGTATACATGGGGAAAATATTTGGTTTGTGGCTTGTGTGAAAGGACAATTTAGGTTTGTATTCTATATCTGAGGACCATTCATAGCTTTCAGATTTTGTTATAATTGTCATCCCATGGTTCTGCTCGGAACAACTCTTTCTCCAGGATTGTTTTGGGACTGGTCATTGCGGGCATGTTGAGGGTATTTAGTTAAACAATTTTGTTATTATTTTAGATTGAGTACATCAACTCGCTGGTTGCTTACATTTTCTTGGTCCCTAGAGCTACTCACCTCGCTGGTTGTTTACATTTCCTTGTTCCTGGGATCCACTTTCCTAAAATGAATCTGTTTTAATCTTGTAACTGGAACTGGTGGATATTTTGATAGGGAAATTACGATGATTGATTTCTGGATTTGAGTTTCAGTTTTTTTTTTGCTTGTACTGGCCTCTTGAGATTGGAAGACTGGCGTTGTTGTGGGCTTGTGGCATAGGCTTCCTTTGTGGGTCTTTTTCTCATCTGATGTAAACAATATTTTTTAGTCTGGTAATGGTGCAAAGGCAAATGGGGCATCATCACATATCTAGGTCGTATTTTCGACAGACAGATATAAAACGGAGTGGGAATGCCTCGGTAGGATTGATTACTCTGTTTATTTTACTAAGAACGGAAGACTAAATCCATTATTAATTTTCTACTGTTGGATAATATGTTTTTTGCAGATTGATATCATGTCCAAGTTCTTCAAGCTGATGGTGgtaggtgttttgctttgctactTTCTCATTGTTGAAGTTGTCTCCATGTTGTATTCACTAAAGAACCCCTATATTATTTATTTTGGAACAAACCTTTTTTGTTTTGTCCTAAAATGAGATCGAGCAAGAGCATTTTTCCTGTGGGTTGAGTAAATCTAGATTTTTGCTTTGCATGATGAGACAATCCAGAGAATGTATACCAATTATGATGTGTGCCTTTTATATTTATCTACATTACCCAATATAGCATATTATTCTTTGCTATCTTAGTCTATTATTACTCATGATATGGCATATTATTCTTTTTGCTTCTTGAAATAATTTAACCATAGTTCTTGGAGATGCTAGGATTCCAATGCGAGACACTGTCATCTCTTGTAGTGTCGGCTATATGTGTTCTACTCCTTTGCTCGATAAAGCACCTATTTCATATCTTTAGCAGTTGTCTTATGTCACTGTCGGTATCATATCCAAATTTGTATCCTTTTGTATGGTATGATAAGTCCAAAAGCTCTAAGATTTTTTTTGTCTTGTGCAGGTTCTACAATTAATGAATGATTTGAACGAAGTGTTCAAGATGCCGCTATCTCTTGTATTGAGGTTAGTTAATTCCATATTTGATATTGTCTGTGTATGCCTACTTCAGCCGACATTGTGTTTTTTCTAGACCCATGGTGACTGGTATGATCTCTATTTCTATTGGACTTGTTCAATTTCCCAATAGTTACATCCCATATTTACAAGCTGGAGAGATTGAAACATTTTTTATAACATCTTATCTATTAAAACTCCATGTCGTTTGCTCCACCAGGGGCTTCCAGTGCGCTTTTTCCCCTCGATCTCGTGTGATCTGAGTGTGAGAAGGTTGTTAAAATGTGCATCTactcatatttttatttttaccaGATATGTGTCTAAATTTTCTTTCTTGTGTTTTAATACAGGCTTATAGTGTGCTTGAGGTTCTTCGACCTCTCTATAATTCCCCTAAGATACTGGAACAAAAGGTAACTGTTGCGATATATGTCAATCTTCAATTTCGTTGTCGCTTAGCAGttgttgggctttggtacccagtCTGTAATTTTGCTGATGCACCAGCGACACATATTTatcattttttatttttaaatcaATAACAAAGCACAGGTACAATATAATCTTATATAGCTTTTAAGGTATGTAAACATCCACTTTAGTGATGCTAACAAAtgtataaaataataataattattTTTTCATAGCAATATATTTTATCATATTGCATCTTAGTTCATGCTACCTGGATGTAAATGTGGTGCGGTTTAGTTTAATAAGATCTTCACTAATCACTACATAGTGCAGCACTGGGCTGTTAATATTTTTTGTACCATGTGTCATAAGCATGAGATGTTGCCTGTAGAGTACCAATGCTTTATTGCAGTCTTCCTCCTCGTCTGCCCCAATGTCGGCAAGTCAGCCCTCTTCAACAGGTGAGAGACACCTTAGGAAGGCATCGGTCATTGCCTCTCGCCTGTAGTTTCTATGCCGCTATGAGGGGTGGTGGCATTTCCTCAAATACGTTGCATGTATCACTGTAACTGTTCTTCCCCTTCCGTTACCATTAACCCATGCATCTAATTACTTGTATATTTTACGTTACCGTTTTCCTGTTCTCAACATTTCAGATTCTAGATGATGGTACGACAAATTATTTTAGGAGCGCTTTGACATAATTTAAAGCTTGGAAGGGAGCTTTCTATGATTTATTTTTCTGACTGTTTCGTCACATGTTCTTTCCCTAGATGAAAGTATTGATTTATTTTTGGTTCTGCAGGATCATTGCGTCTCTGCGAGCTAATCAGGTTGGGATACTTtgttatgtttggacagttctatgATTGGGAACTGTGCAGAATGTGACAGCATTTCTTATTTTAATGTGCATTGCAGTTCTGTGAGCGTCTCCCTAGCCCCAATGGCGAGTCAACTGTTGATTGTCATCAGATCTCAAAGATGCCAAATCTTGCATTCACCATTGCAAACAAGACTTTCACCTTAACACCAGAGCAGGTAACTCCCTACTTACAGTTTCTTCAGTGTTTGAATTAGTAGTGAAACCTTGTCTAGGGAACCATGATCTCATTTTCAAAGTTACAGTTCATTTATTGGATATTCTTTGGTGCAAACATATACTTCTTCTATTTCTCTTAAATCCACTGATTGCCTTTGTGCTGCAGTACATAGTGAAGTTGGAGCAAGCAGGACAAACTATCTGCATCAATGGGTTTATGGCATTTGACGTACCGCCTCCTCGTGGTCCTCTCTGCTACGCTAAACATATCTGTACTACTCTTAAGTGTGCAATGAGGGCGTCCACCGAGGGCATCACCGTGCCCCCGCTCGCCCCCTCCACGCCCGCGCCTGTCTGCATCCGCCCCCTTCGTCTCCCCGCAATGGCCGCGTCCCTACCTCATGTCTACGACGACAACTAGGTGCGTCCTGCCTGGTCCGATCTGCTCAATTTCGCCATCCCGCTTGTTTCGTGTTTGTTTCTTTGGTGGAGTTTTGATCGAGTGTTTGCTTTTTCTTGCATGGAAAAGCATCGCCACAAGAGTTTGTTCTGGTGCTCACATTGGTAAGTGTGGAACTTTCACCACAGGTTAAACATGAAGAAGTCATCGGGCTCGGGCTCGGTGTCGTTGGCGCGGAGCATCCCGGAGCTGTACGAGGAGAGGGGAGCCAGCAACCTCCGGGAGTTCGGGTTCCAAGAGCTCCGGGCCGCCACCAGCGACTTCAGCCGCCTGCTCAAGGTCGGCGAGGTGGCTTCGGGAGCGTTTACAAGGGCGTCGTCCGCCTTCCTGGCGGGCCCGCCGGCGGCACGGTAGTTGCCATAAAAAACTCAATCCCAATGGTCATCAGGTATGGTCGTGTGGATCAGTGTTTTCTTGGCTCACCTGTGTCAATACCATCTTGTCGTTGTTGATCACGAATTCGTCAGCATTTTTACAGTATATTGCCTACCATATACATTATCTCTGTGTGTGTGTGGGTGAACCCTACATCCCGTAGAAGTAGAACTACACAGGGTCTCTGTTTTTTGGATCATGAAATGGACTGTACCTTGCATGACTCTGTACAATTCATCTTGCTAATGTGTCTGTGAAGTATCTATCATTTTGCTAGCCCTGTTTCATTTCAGAAGTTCAAGGTTATCTCATTCTGGCATATCTCATTTGCCTGCTGATGAAGTGAAGCCTTTGGTTAAATATGATAATGATGAAGGTATTGTGTGAGATTCCCTTGTGTTATTTATTGTTAACGTTCTAATAATTCTGTATGGCATCATAATTCATTTAATTGATTGTAGATGCACACTCACCTGGTGGCCGTGGAAGGGGTCGTGGTGGTCGAGGCCGTGGGCGGGGCAGGGGCAGAGGTGGACGTGGTGAGGCTGAGTGCTGCAGAGTAAACCCTCAATTTGTCACATGTTCAATTATTCCTCACATGTTACGTTTCAGGAAATGGGTTCAATGAGTATGCTGATGCTGGTTGGGAAGACGATCACGCCCCTGCATATATGGGCAATGGATATGCCCGCGGAAGAGGTCGCAGTTTCAGGGGCCGTGGTAGGAGAGGCGACGACGATAACCAGCCCGAATACCAACATGTCGGAGGTTATTTCAAGAAGATCCAATTGAACCAAAAAGTGGAATAAAATTTCCAACATTTCTGGAAGACGACTCCAGTCCATCTGCAGCGGTATTTCCATTTTCTTTAAAACCATAACTTCTCTTAATCTGGAGGAATTGACTtcattttgtgtgtgtgtgtgtgtgttcaaTTGAAATCATTTTCAAGTTAGTGGTGTATTGCGATCAATACATAAATTGTACCAGTTGGGTACATGGTTTGTGATTTACTTTATGGCTATTCAAACTTGCTTCTTTGACAATTTTGAACTAAAAGTCTACATAATCGTATATAGTGTATACTGGTACTGATTTGTTATTATGCACTCGGTATCTGCACAATGCATTTTTAATGGTTTTGAAACATTGAAATTAAAGCGTATAATTTTGGTAATATTATTTCCAGATTCCGTATCATTTTGTATAAATTCTTCGATTTGATCCCTCCATGTGACGATTTCCATTGATAATTAAACCTTCAGGTCCTTGTTGGGATAGGTTTCAAAGGCATGAGAGTGATGAGGGTCAAAAATCTGAACCTCTACGCTTTTGGTTTATGTAAGACAGAATTTTTTAAATTGGTTCTGTTCCATGTCAGTTTGCCAATGAATACTAACAAACCTCTATTCATTACTGATTAAATTTTCTTATAGATATGCAACCAACTTCTATCCGTGAGAAGTTGGGTCCTAAGTATGCTTCATTTCCAACTGACAAGCTGATGGAGAACCCTGATTTCTATAGTAATCTTCTCAGGTATATTGATATATCCTTTTCATCATATTTCTCAGCTTCTTTTGCTTACCCTTAGCCTTAGGTTCCATTTGTAAATGAGATTTTTGAATCTGTTTCCTAGATCAAATCTCCTCTCTTAGTCAGGCCCTACTTGAGTTGGTGGCCATATATTTTAGGAAGTGCATAGGCTAGCACTGACTAATGTGGCTGTCCTTGTTAAGGAATGTAACTATGTAAGACCAAAGGTACCTATGGAGCAGCCACTGAGTTAGACATGTTATTGTGTTAGGTGGTTGCTGGGAGCAATACTTGCTACCAGTT
It encodes:
- the LOC103637842 gene encoding uncharacterized protein; this encodes MVQRQMGHHHISRSYFRQTDIKRSGNASIDIMSKFFKLMVVLQLMNDLNEVFKMPLSLVLRLIVCLRFFDLSIIPLRYWNKRIIASLRANQFCERLPSPNGESTVDCHQISKMPNLAFTIANKTFTLTPEQYIVKLEQAGQTICINGFMAFDVPPPRGPLCYAKHICTTLKCAMRASTEGITVPPLAPSTPAPVCIRPLRLPAMAASLPHVYDDN